The genomic region TCGTGCATGCGGGCGAGGACATGACCATCGCACCCGAATGAGCATGACTGGGGCGCGGCCGCAATGTCCGGCGAGCAGCCGATCGGCATGCAGATGGGCGGAGGGGGGAAAGGCGTGGGACTTCTGGACGGCAAAGTCGCCCTCGTCACCGGTGGCGGAACCGGCATCGGCAAGGGCATCGCGCGCATGTTCGCCGCGGAAGGCGCGAAGGTCGTGGTCGCCGCGCGGCGGCAGGAGCCACTCGAACAGACGTGCCGCCATGCGCCCGAGGCAATCAGTTGGGCTCAGATGGACCTGACGAGCCCCGAGGATCGCGCCCGCACGCTCCAGATCGTGCTCGACCGTCACGGCAGGCTGGACGTGCTCGTCAGCAATGCCGGCGCGCAGCTGTGGAAGAGCTTCGACGAGACCACCGAGGACGAGATCGACACGATCTACACGACGAACCTTGCCGCGACCGCGCGCTTGATCAAGCAAGCGCTGCCGCTACTCGAAGCGACCAAGGGCAATATCGTCGTGATCTCGTCGACGGCCGGGCGCTACACAGTCGTTCCCTCGCAGAACCTGTCGGTTTACGGCGCATCCAAGGCCGGGTTGAATCAGCTCACTCGCAGTCTGGCGCCCGAGCTGGGGGTAAAGGGCGTCCGGATCAACGCCGTCGCGCCGGGCCTCACGCGCGGCGAATATTCGGGAGAGTCGATCGATCTGGAGGCGGACGAGGCCACGCGCGAGTGGATCCGCTCGGTCACGCCGCTCGGCCGCATCGGCGAACCCGAAGACATCGCCCAAAGCGTCGTGTGGCTCGCCAGCGATCGCGCAGCCTGGGTCACCGGCCAAGTCATCGATGCCAGCGGCGGCTGGCAGATCGCAGCCGGCTAAGCATGCCGACCGCCCTCGTCACCGGCGCTGCGGATGGCATAGGTCGCGCGACGGCCGAGCGTCTGGTCCGCGAAGGTTGGAGCGTCCTGGCGGCTGACCGCGACGCCGACCGGCTGGAGTGGGCCGCCCAAGCCGGGATCGCCAGCCTGGTTGCGGACATCAGCAGCGAGACAGACAACGCCCGCATGGTCGCACACATGGAGGCGCGTTTCGGCGGGCTCGACGCGCTGGCACTCAACGCGGGGGTGACCGGTGGAGGATCGATCGACAGCCTCTCCATGGCCGCCTTCGAGCGCGTCGTTGCCATCAACTTGTTCGGTCCGGTGCTCGGCATCAAGGCGGCGTTGCCGCTGCTGCGCTGCAGTAAGCAGCCCGCCATTGCGATCACCTCCTCGACGATGGGGCTTGCCGGCTATGCCGAGAACTGGGCCTATTGCAGCACCAAACATGCGCTGATCGGACTGGTCCGCGCGCTGGCGCGGGAGCTGGGCTGCGAGGGCATCCGCATCAATGCGCTGTGCCCCGGCCCGACCAGGACCGGCATGACCCGCGCGATGGAGGCCGTGGCTCCCGAACACTTCGCGATGCTGACGCAGAAGGTTCCGCTCCAGCGCTGGGCCGACCCCGACGAAATGGCCGCGGTGATCGCATTCCTTGTTTCCCCGGCCGCGTCCTACGTGACCGGGCACGCCATGGTAGCCGACGGCGGAGCCATGGTCGGCACTGGCCTGGTCGGGCCGCGGACGGCCACGGCTCCGGCCATCCCCCTTGAAATCCAGACATGAGGCGGAACCATGAGCGACAACAAGACCGTGATGGCGCAGGAGAACTTCTCCCCCAACACCACAGAACCAGCGGCTGAACCCGGCGATTTCTCCAGCGATAAAGCTGCGCTCGCCTGGGCCGAGGGTCAGCTCGACAAGCTTATTGGTGCGATGCGCTACAAGCTGGAAAAGCACGTCGTCGGCTGGCCTGAGGATGACCGTGAGCTCAATACCTACGAGGCCTTCCGGCACTTGCTGCGCGACATCAACTTCGGCCACTCCGCCTATGTCGAGGCGGACTATGAGAACCCTGCCTTCGCCAAGATGGGGGCGACCAGCCGCATCAACTTTCAGCTGCCCTCCCCTGATTGCATGTACCACTCGGTCGTGCTGCACAGCGACTATACCTACCTCATCAAGGGGAAGCGCGGGTCAGCCGCGATCTTCCAGCTGGCGATCTATGCGGGGCATGCCTGCGACCTTGTCGGGTGGAAGACGGTATCGGTGGCCAACAACATCGACCAGGCGGACCATCTTTGGCCAGGAGCCGAGGTGAACATCGTCCTCAGCAAGGAGCGACCCGCCGACCTCGGCCACGCCTTGTGGATGGAGATGCCCGAGGGGCCCAGCGAGCTGCACAGCCGCCAGTACTACGGCGATTGGCTGACCGAAGAGCCTGCAGACCTGATGATCCGCATGGAGAGCCAGACCTTCCCCGCGAAGGTGCTGGACGC from Novosphingobium sp. 9U harbors:
- a CDS encoding SDR family NAD(P)-dependent oxidoreductase, giving the protein MSGEQPIGMQMGGGGKGVGLLDGKVALVTGGGTGIGKGIARMFAAEGAKVVVAARRQEPLEQTCRHAPEAISWAQMDLTSPEDRARTLQIVLDRHGRLDVLVSNAGAQLWKSFDETTEDEIDTIYTTNLAATARLIKQALPLLEATKGNIVVISSTAGRYTVVPSQNLSVYGASKAGLNQLTRSLAPELGVKGVRINAVAPGLTRGEYSGESIDLEADEATREWIRSVTPLGRIGEPEDIAQSVVWLASDRAAWVTGQVIDASGGWQIAAG
- a CDS encoding SDR family NAD(P)-dependent oxidoreductase, with protein sequence MPTALVTGAADGIGRATAERLVREGWSVLAADRDADRLEWAAQAGIASLVADISSETDNARMVAHMEARFGGLDALALNAGVTGGGSIDSLSMAAFERVVAINLFGPVLGIKAALPLLRCSKQPAIAITSSTMGLAGYAENWAYCSTKHALIGLVRALARELGCEGIRINALCPGPTRTGMTRAMEAVAPEHFAMLTQKVPLQRWADPDEMAAVIAFLVSPAASYVTGHAMVADGGAMVGTGLVGPRTATAPAIPLEIQT